In a single window of the Effusibacillus lacus genome:
- the fliI gene encoding flagellar protein export ATPase FliI: MDKFPVKAYSEVVIRTSSLVHYGKVVQVIGLTIESIGPTAKVGDICWIYPVNKTTPCMAEVVGFREDRVLLMPLGELGAVGPGSEVRGTGKPLQVPVGSSLLGRILNGVGQPIDGLGELLLAEEKPTDNEPPNPLTRPTIRTPLSVGVRCLDGLLTVGRGQRIGIFAGSGVGKSTLLGMIARNTSADVNVIALIGERGREVREFIEKDLGPEGLARSVLVVATSDQPALIRIKGALVATTVAEYFRNQGLHVNLMMDSATRFAMAQREVGLAVGEPPATKGYPPSVFAMLPRLMERAGTGASGTITGLYTVLVDGDDMNDPIADAVRGILDGHVVLSRSLANKGHFPAIDVLSSVSRVMNDLISQEHREAAVRFKMLAAVYREAEDLIRIGAYQVGTNREIDMAIRLKESMDQYLRQTVHEKADYASSVEQLIHLFGGIEE, from the coding sequence GTGGATAAGTTTCCGGTTAAGGCCTATTCCGAAGTCGTGATAAGAACGAGCAGTTTGGTCCACTATGGCAAGGTTGTTCAGGTCATTGGCCTGACAATTGAGTCGATCGGCCCGACTGCCAAGGTCGGAGACATCTGTTGGATCTATCCGGTGAATAAGACAACCCCCTGTATGGCGGAAGTGGTGGGGTTCCGGGAAGACCGGGTGCTGCTGATGCCCCTTGGGGAGCTGGGGGCTGTCGGTCCTGGCAGTGAAGTTCGGGGCACCGGAAAGCCCTTGCAGGTTCCTGTCGGCTCCTCCCTTCTGGGGAGAATCCTGAACGGAGTGGGGCAACCGATTGACGGTTTGGGAGAATTGTTGCTGGCGGAAGAAAAGCCAACCGACAATGAACCGCCGAATCCCCTGACCCGGCCCACCATTCGCACCCCGTTGTCAGTAGGGGTTCGCTGCCTGGATGGACTTCTGACAGTAGGGCGAGGGCAACGGATCGGGATTTTTGCCGGCAGCGGCGTGGGAAAAAGCACGCTATTGGGAATGATTGCCCGTAATACATCTGCCGATGTTAATGTCATAGCCCTGATCGGGGAACGGGGCAGAGAGGTGCGGGAATTCATAGAGAAAGATCTGGGGCCCGAGGGATTGGCACGATCGGTACTGGTTGTTGCAACTTCGGATCAACCCGCTTTGATCCGGATCAAAGGGGCGCTGGTTGCCACCACGGTCGCCGAATACTTTAGAAACCAAGGGCTGCATGTCAACCTTATGATGGATTCGGCGACCCGGTTTGCAATGGCCCAGCGGGAAGTGGGATTGGCAGTCGGTGAGCCGCCCGCCACCAAAGGGTATCCTCCGTCAGTTTTTGCCATGTTGCCCAGATTGATGGAACGGGCGGGAACGGGAGCAAGCGGAACGATTACCGGTTTGTATACCGTTCTGGTCGACGGGGATGACATGAATGACCCCATCGCCGATGCGGTTCGGGGGATTCTGGACGGCCATGTCGTATTGTCAAGAAGTTTGGCAAACAAAGGTCACTTTCCGGCGATCGACGTGTTGTCGAGTGTCAGCCGGGTGATGAATGATCTGATCTCTCAGGAACATCGCGAAGCGGCTGTCAGGTTCAAAATGCTGGCGGCTGTCTACCGGGAGGCGGAGGATTTGATCCGAATCGGCGCGTATCAAGTCGGAACCAATCGGGAAATCGACATGGCAATCCGGTTGAAGGAATCGATGGATCAGTACCTTCGGCAAACGGTTCATGAAAAGGCGGATTATGCTTCCTCTGTGGAACAATTGATCCACCTCTTTGGAGGAATTGAGGAATGA